A genome region from Chloroflexota bacterium includes the following:
- a CDS encoding CoA ester lyase, with product MLILRTLLFVPGNQERRLEKARLIPADALILDLEDSVPPSEKDAARKMVAASIDELASSGKDIFVRINSLPTPYAVPDIKAVATGRLKGICLPKSESRDDIRRAAALLADAEKKSGLEVGSTGILPLIETPEGIINACDIVSASPRIIGAIFGAEDFALEMGINRTKEGSEIYYPRAVIAVACHAANVLAIDSVYTDVRDTDGLIRETRAVAQLGFQGKAVIHPDQVGPVNQVFVPSEEEIAQAHRVVQAFEAALAQGQASTSLDGKMVDAPVAERARKVLALADSIAKKEKATSGR from the coding sequence ATGCTAATATTGCGAACGCTTCTATTTGTTCCCGGTAATCAGGAAAGGAGGCTGGAAAAAGCCCGTCTGATACCTGCTGATGCCCTCATACTCGACCTTGAAGACTCGGTTCCTCCTTCGGAAAAGGACGCTGCCCGGAAAATGGTCGCCGCTTCAATAGATGAGCTTGCTTCGAGCGGGAAAGATATCTTCGTACGTATCAACTCGCTTCCAACCCCTTACGCTGTACCAGACATAAAGGCGGTCGCCACCGGGAGGCTCAAAGGCATCTGTCTCCCCAAGAGTGAGTCGAGGGATGATATACGCAGGGCTGCTGCCTTACTCGCCGACGCAGAGAAGAAGTCAGGCCTTGAAGTGGGTTCTACAGGAATTCTGCCTCTCATTGAGACTCCAGAGGGTATCATAAATGCCTGTGATATCGTCAGTGCGTCTCCTCGTATTATCGGCGCTATCTTCGGTGCCGAAGACTTTGCTCTGGAGATGGGCATAAATCGCACCAAAGAAGGCTCCGAGATTTATTATCCCCGAGCGGTGATTGCCGTCGCCTGCCACGCAGCCAATGTTCTGGCCATCGACAGTGTATATACTGACGTGCGAGATACGGACGGACTAATCAGGGAAACGAGGGCAGTTGCCCAGTTGGGTTTCCAGGGCAAGGCGGTAATCCACCCGGACCAGGTTGGCCCGGTGAATCAGGTTTTCGTTCCTTCTGAGGAGGAGATTGCCCAGGCACACCGGGTAGTGCAGGCCTTTGAGGCAGCCTTAGCGCAAGGCCAGGCATCAACCTCCCTCGACGGCAAGATGGTAGATGCCCCCGTGGCGGAAAGGGCTAGAAAAGTCCTGGCCCTGGCTGATTCCATTGCGAAGAAAGAGAAAGCCACTTCAGGGCGCTGA
- a CDS encoding VOC family protein, whose product MKKKRIGELLSKLHHMAVIVKNMDEAIEYYQALGIGPFEPVKVVHTDRMLYGKPAPPDIKLIARGGQMGPIWLELIQPVSGKYIHQEFLERRGEGINHISFIVDDIEEAISIMAEAGFKAIVYQKNVGGGGMAFFDTDKVGGVIIELQELPPGVDRYYGNTTSGE is encoded by the coding sequence ATGAAGAAAAAAAGGATAGGAGAGCTGCTATCAAAGCTCCACCACATGGCGGTAATAGTCAAGAACATGGACGAGGCTATTGAATATTATCAAGCTCTAGGAATAGGGCCATTTGAACCCGTGAAGGTAGTTCATACAGACAGGATGCTTTACGGCAAGCCTGCCCCTCCTGATATCAAACTTATAGCAAGAGGAGGACAGATGGGGCCAATATGGCTTGAGTTAATTCAACCTGTTTCAGGAAAGTATATCCATCAAGAATTCTTAGAGCGTCGAGGCGAAGGCATTAACCACATATCCTTCATTGTGGATGACATCGAAGAAGCGATTTCTATAATGGCTGAAGCAGGATTTAAGGCGATCGTATATCAAAAAAATGTGGGTGGCGGTGGCATGGCTTTCTTTGATACCGACAAGGTCGGCGGTGTTATTATTGAGCTGCAGGAGCTACCACCAGGAGTAGATCGATATTATGGCAATACCACATCGGGTGAATAA
- a CDS encoding CoA transferase — protein MSSGKELSDFIRRQRAYAESSELPLKNIRVIDMGTVIAAPFAATLLGDFGAEVIKIENTNSPDAIRAWGVLEGGFQSWWLTVSRNKLPVTLNLRTPEGAEIFAGLVKKSDVLVENFRPGVLGRLGFPSERLLQLNKGLVIGRISGYGQTGPYASRPGFGTLAEGFSGFTFLNAQPDGPPLSPPFPLADMVAGLHLAFATMVALRSARRGEYGGQEIDVSLYEPLLGLLGADFLEYWLTGEVPQPFGSEMSYAAPRNNYQTKDKCWLALSATAQVPFERLMDAIGKPEYKSDPRFSTNEARIKKENRKELNRVIANWFASMTLPEALEACEKHEITAGIIADMRGIAEDPHVQGRKTLVDLNDPATGKALRMPDVPIKLLNSPGEIRFPGLPMGAANEVVYQDLLGYSPEQLEELKLKKVI, from the coding sequence TGAGTTCAGGTAAAGAGTTAAGTGATTTTATTCGGCGCCAGCGAGCTTATGCAGAAAGCAGCGAACTGCCTCTTAAGAACATTCGTGTAATTGACATGGGTACGGTGATAGCAGCTCCGTTTGCAGCAACCCTTCTCGGGGATTTCGGAGCCGAGGTTATCAAAATCGAGAACACAAATTCGCCCGATGCCATCCGGGCATGGGGAGTGCTCGAAGGTGGCTTTCAGTCCTGGTGGTTGACTGTCAGCCGTAACAAGCTGCCGGTAACTCTAAATTTAAGGACACCTGAAGGTGCCGAAATTTTTGCGGGATTGGTTAAGAAGTCTGACGTTCTTGTGGAGAATTTTCGCCCCGGAGTTCTTGGCAGGCTAGGGTTTCCTAGTGAGCGGCTTTTGCAGCTTAACAAAGGACTGGTCATCGGTCGAATCTCGGGCTATGGACAGACGGGGCCGTATGCTTCCAGGCCCGGCTTTGGCACCCTGGCGGAGGGCTTCAGCGGTTTCACTTTTCTAAATGCCCAACCTGATGGCCCACCTTTAAGCCCACCGTTTCCTCTGGCGGATATGGTTGCCGGACTGCATCTTGCTTTTGCTACCATGGTGGCGCTGAGAAGCGCCAGGAGAGGGGAATACGGTGGCCAGGAGATTGACGTGTCACTTTACGAGCCTTTACTCGGGTTGCTTGGTGCTGACTTCCTTGAATACTGGCTAACCGGGGAAGTTCCTCAACCTTTCGGTAGTGAAATGAGCTATGCCGCACCCCGCAACAATTACCAGACAAAAGATAAATGTTGGCTGGCGCTTTCTGCCACGGCGCAGGTGCCGTTTGAGAGGTTGATGGACGCTATAGGTAAACCTGAGTATAAGAGTGACCCCCGCTTCAGTACTAATGAAGCTCGAATCAAGAAAGAGAACAGGAAGGAGCTCAACCGGGTAATCGCCAATTGGTTTGCCAGTATGACTTTGCCGGAAGCTCTGGAAGCCTGTGAGAAACACGAGATAACCGCCGGGATAATCGCCGATATGCGCGGCATTGCTGAAGACCCCCATGTGCAGGGGAGAAAGACACTTGTTGACCTCAATGACCCGGCCACAGGCAAGGCCCTCAGGATGCCTGATGTGCCTATTAAGTTGCTGAACTCGCCGGGTGAGATCAGGTTCCCTGGATTACCTATGGGAGCAGCGAATGAAGTGGTTTACCAGGACCTGCTCGGTTATTCACCGGAGCAACTGGAGGAGCTGAAGCTCAAGAAGGTGATATAG